The nucleotide sequence GTGATTCATACTTGCCAAAATTAACGGAAAGAGAAGAATTAAGAATTAGAAATGCATCAGTTACTGAAATGATAATACATGGTATTCGTATCTCGATTAGTATAAATAGTTTTCTTGATGATGAGTTTAATACTTTTCGACCAGATATTGTATACACAGATTCATTTTGTTTTTGGGGAAAATTGTATGCTTGGAAGCATAATTTGCCGATGGTTGTATCTACTAGTACATTTGCATTTAATCAAATGTCTTGCCGATATATTAAAAATACGTTTAAAGAGATAGTAAATGTGGTTTTTGGAATTCAAAGGGTTTTTCGTGAATTTAGAAAACTTTGTTTATCTAATTATAATGTGAAAAAAGTATTTTCCCTTGTTGTAAGTGACAATCAAACAGATACTATTGTTTATACATCACGAAGTTTTCAGCCATATCTGGAGAGTTTTTCTGATCGATATGCATTTGTTGGCCCTTCTATATTTTCAAAAATTGAACCTAATAAAGAGAAGACTAGACCACTTGTTTACATTTCTATGGGAACAATAGTTAATTATAAATTAGATTTTTATATTAAATGTATAGAGGCTTTGAAAACTCAAAATTTTGATGTTATTATATCATGCGGGAATACTATAAATCCTGAAAATTTTGGTATATTACCAGATAATATTAAGATCTATACTTTTGTTGATCAGCTTGACATCCTTTCTAAGGCGGATGTGTTTATAACCCATTGTGGGATGAATAGTGTTTCAGAGAGTTTATATATGGCTACTCCTATGGTTCTTTATCCTCAAACGATGGAGCAACACGCTGTAGCAAGAAGGACACTAGAGATAGGTGCT is from Candidatus Arthromitus sp. SFB-rat-Yit and encodes:
- a CDS encoding macrolide family glycosyltransferase yields the protein MKKIAFFCIPAHGHTNPMLPVAEELVKRGNIVRFYSFNEFKDKIISTGAEFISCDSYLPKLTEREELRIRNASVTEMIIHGIRISISINSFLDDEFNTFRPDIVYTDSFCFWGKLYAWKHNLPMVVSTSTFAFNQMSCRYIKNTFKEIVNVVFGIQRVFREFRKLCLSNYNVKKVFSLVVSDNQTDTIVYTSRSFQPYLESFSDRYAFVGPSIFSKIEPNKEKTRPLVYISMGTIVNYKLDFYIKCIEALKTQNFDVIISCGNTINPENFGILPDNIKIYTFVDQLDILSKADVFITHCGMNSVSESLYMATPMVLYPQTMEQHAVARRTLEIGAGVMLIDDSSDGICLAVSEILNNIKYGVAARECSVDFRSCSGINGAAYFIENAPHSSNGVDIIRKLNIAGFIFQLIYWILIIIVISFIGFLISWKYVWVIPITAIILSMPISKQLQKIKYASLVKKISVQRK